The Bacteroidota bacterium genome contains a region encoding:
- a CDS encoding PorP/SprF family type IX secretion system membrane protein, which yields MRHIIILILLLSCGCLVKAQDPVSSQFYFNQLNMNPAFAGYNYGARFGGTYRNQWKAIPSKFVTYNCWADIYTPAMLNGGIGVIAAKDVSGEGFLKTTSVGIIQSFQIPIPKIMRLRTGYNVVMTNKRVDWDKLVFSDQIDPIGNQVAPQSVSPGNPEGKTFADFSAGFIAESNRIKLPKSSISLTGGYSGNHLTKPNESLDGSERQVLPLKHTFHFSTIIEVMNDDRDKKPWAISPNFIYERQGNTDQKGKLFFKKRAQFSSFNAGFYLMHSPIITGFLYRKRTFTKFKDNDAFIFFLGLRKEPLDRKTIFRVGYSYDLTVNSNLFSNTSGSHEISLSIEFKDIKLINKKAQKRKKGKRNSKCPDFGTPSILFR from the coding sequence ATGAGACATATAATTATATTAATTCTACTTCTTTCTTGCGGATGCCTTGTTAAAGCGCAAGATCCTGTTTCATCACAATTCTATTTTAATCAATTAAACATGAACCCAGCGTTTGCAGGCTATAATTACGGAGCCCGTTTTGGTGGAACTTATCGTAATCAATGGAAAGCAATACCAAGTAAATTTGTTACATATAATTGTTGGGCCGATATTTATACACCAGCGATGCTTAATGGAGGTATAGGTGTTATAGCAGCAAAGGATGTTTCCGGTGAAGGGTTTTTAAAAACAACAAGTGTTGGTATAATACAATCATTTCAAATTCCAATTCCTAAAATTATGCGTTTAAGAACCGGGTATAATGTGGTGATGACAAATAAGCGCGTTGATTGGGATAAACTTGTATTTAGTGATCAAATTGATCCTATTGGAAATCAAGTTGCTCCGCAAAGTGTTAGTCCAGGCAATCCAGAGGGAAAAACGTTTGCTGATTTCAGCGCTGGCTTTATTGCCGAATCGAATAGAATAAAATTGCCAAAAAGCTCAATTTCACTTACAGGTGGATATTCAGGTAATCATCTAACAAAACCAAATGAATCATTAGATGGCTCAGAAAGACAGGTGCTTCCGTTAAAGCATACTTTTCATTTCTCCACAATAATAGAAGTCATGAATGATGATAGAGATAAGAAGCCATGGGCAATATCACCAAATTTCATTTATGAGAGACAGGGTAATACTGACCAAAAAGGCAAGCTATTTTTTAAGAAAAGAGCTCAGTTTTCATCTTTTAACGCAGGGTTTTATTTAATGCATTCGCCTATTATTACTGGCTTTTTATATAGAAAGCGCACTTTTACCAAATTTAAGGATAATGATGCCTTTATTTTTTTTCTCGGTTTACGCAAGGAACCATTGGATAGGAAGACTATTTTCAGAGTTGGTTACAGTTATGATTTAACTGTAAATAGTAATTTATTTTCAAATACTTCCGGGTCACACGAAATTAGCTTATCGATAGAATTTAAAGACATAAAACTAATTAATAAAAAGGCTCAAAAGCGAAAAAAAGGAAAAAGAAACAGTAAATGTCCGGATTTTGGAACGCCATCAATTTTATTTCGATAA
- a CDS encoding WG repeat-containing protein has product MTKNLLTNFAAFVALCFLNSCSHNSSNDRFSYLLIPVQSDEKWGYIDKQGKYVVNPQFKSAYLITDGIAVVESSEGKFGYIGEDGKYIINPIYKFASNFSEGLAFVASENGFPTCINKKGETQFVLKDASLVGVFNDGLAYIQVKEKYGFIDNTGKTVINPQFDVSNQFSDGLAAVANKKDKDADKVWGYIDKLGKIIINPQFKTAGDFKDGKALVGDGKKFGYIDKKGLYIINPQFDEASIFSEGLAGIKQGETWGFINTEGKIVINPQFEAISSFKNGLAAVRSGKENWGYIDKEGKFAINPQFKAAGEFFGDYAPVVSGDKIGLIDKQGKYVVNPQFSDIFSNYMSWNNSFIQWTPYEAIRSDYFDVTEITSKLFEDSKDGKFRGLNRQSSVKDLIDNPDYKESLKENTKYSAVCFTKKEITEDVSIEKTTFYTHTAIYDYVQQYYYGYSMGSEKKYNLAAMLESVEYKLTLSNWGKAKNKGKTLAEGIKTELLTLYNGTAKDVSNADASTRYLDSLATASSIGSSTDEGTLFVYASKISFSINYTESSVTLTAKFKEEPNM; this is encoded by the coding sequence ATGACAAAAAATCTACTCACCAATTTTGCAGCTTTTGTTGCTTTATGTTTTTTGAACTCTTGTTCACACAACAGTTCCAATGACAGATTTTCGTATTTACTTATTCCTGTTCAATCGGATGAAAAGTGGGGTTACATTGACAAGCAAGGAAAGTATGTTGTGAATCCACAATTCAAGAGTGCATACTTAATTACTGACGGCATTGCAGTTGTCGAATCATCAGAGGGAAAATTTGGTTACATTGGAGAGGATGGCAAATATATTATCAATCCTATTTACAAATTTGCATCAAACTTTTCTGAGGGACTAGCCTTTGTTGCATCTGAAAATGGATTCCCAACTTGCATCAATAAAAAAGGAGAAACACAATTCGTTCTTAAAGATGCATCTTTAGTTGGAGTATTTAATGATGGCTTGGCTTACATTCAAGTAAAAGAGAAATATGGTTTCATTGACAACACAGGCAAGACAGTTATAAATCCGCAGTTTGATGTCAGCAACCAATTTTCTGATGGACTTGCAGCAGTTGCAAATAAAAAGGATAAAGATGCCGATAAAGTTTGGGGATATATTGACAAGTTAGGGAAAATAATAATCAATCCACAGTTTAAAACAGCTGGAGATTTTAAAGATGGAAAAGCCCTAGTTGGAGATGGAAAAAAATTTGGTTACATCGACAAAAAAGGTCTTTACATTATTAATCCACAATTTGACGAAGCATCTATCTTTAGTGAAGGACTCGCAGGAATAAAACAAGGTGAAACTTGGGGCTTCATAAATACAGAGGGAAAAATAGTTATCAATCCACAATTTGAAGCAATCTCATCGTTTAAAAATGGTTTGGCAGCAGTAAGATCAGGCAAAGAGAACTGGGGCTACATTGACAAAGAAGGAAAGTTTGCAATCAACCCACAGTTCAAAGCAGCAGGAGAATTTTTTGGTGACTATGCACCCGTTGTTAGCGGTGACAAAATTGGCTTGATTGACAAGCAAGGAAAATATGTTGTAAATCCCCAATTTTCAGACATCTTCTCTAATTACATGAGTTGGAATAATAGCTTTATACAATGGACACCATACGAAGCAATTCGTTCAGATTATTTTGATGTTACAGAAATCACTAGCAAGCTATTTGAAGATTCCAAAGACGGAAAATTCCGAGGATTGAACAGGCAATCAAGTGTAAAAGATTTAATTGATAATCCTGATTATAAGGAATCTTTGAAAGAGAACACAAAATATTCGGCAGTATGTTTTACCAAAAAAGAAATTACTGAAGATGTAAGTATTGAGAAAACTACCTTCTATACACATACAGCCATTTACGATTATGTTCAGCAATATTATTACGGTTATTCAATGGGTTCAGAGAAAAAATATAATTTGGCCGCAATGCTTGAAAGTGTTGAATACAAACTCACACTTAGCAATTGGGGAAAAGCCAAAAACAAAGGAAAGACATTAGCAGAAGGAATCAAAACTGAATTGTTGACACTTTACAATGGAACAGCCAAGGATGTAAGCAATGCAGATGCATCAACAAGGTATCTTGATTCTCTTGCTACTGCTTCAAGCATCGGATCAAGCACAGATGAAGGCACTCTTTTCGTTTATGCTTCTAAAATAAGTTTCTCTATAAACTATACTGAAAGCAGTGTAACATTAACTGCAAAATTCAAAGAAGAGCCAAATATGTAA
- a CDS encoding helix-turn-helix domain-containing protein: MSKMILTTEAELGELIQKSVREALNEQKNGSLTIPVKEILTLKECAAYLDLAPQTIYGYTSNRLLPFIKRGKKLFFEKSKLEKWLQDGRHKSVDELNEEYKLNATRNA, encoded by the coding sequence ATGTCAAAAATGATTCTTACCACAGAAGCTGAGTTAGGTGAACTAATTCAAAAATCGGTTCGTGAAGCTTTAAACGAACAAAAAAATGGAAGTTTAACAATCCCCGTAAAGGAGATACTCACATTAAAAGAGTGTGCAGCCTATCTCGATCTTGCCCCTCAAACGATCTACGGCTATACGTCAAATAGGTTGCTGCCGTTCATAAAGCGCGGCAAGAAGCTGTTTTTCGAAAAATCCAAATTAGAAAAATGGCTGCAGGATGGAAGACACAAATCCGTTGATGAATTAAACGAGGAATATAAGCTAAACGCCACAAGAAATGCTTAA
- a CDS encoding type I restriction endonuclease subunit R encodes MKPITENIIEESAIELLKAQGWEYANGRELSPEGLFCERDNYQQIILITRLRNAIAKINPHIPADAQEAALQSVLRIYSPVLLHNNEEFHKLLVEKVKIPYQQNGYERSHEVALIDFENIRNNQFLVVNQYTIIENNQNKRPDVLLFVNGLPLVVIELKNASDENASMLSAFKQLQTYKAIIPSLFTFNAICIISDGLECKAGSVSADMSRYMTWKTADGLKEASRFKPQLDILLQGMMQPATLLDLVRNFIVFEKTKKEDTKTGLIQIQTEKKLAAYHQYYAVNKAVQSSIIASGVNGDKRGGVVWHTQGSGKSLSMVFYSGKLITAPEMNNPTIVVITDRNDLDDQLFDTFAASMQLLRQEPVQAENREHLKELLRVASGGIVFTTIQKFMPEGFNSVYDQLSDRKNVVVIADEAHRTQYGFEAKFVDVKDKETKEVIGKRIAFGFAKYMRDALPNATYIGFTGTPIEGTDVNTPQVFGNYIDRYDIKDAVTDGATVKIFYESRLAKVNLDEEGKFLIEAFESELEQDEDISEKQKAKAKWTKLEAIIGSEQRIKNLANDIVTHYEKRQTVFDGKALVVAMSRRIAANIYKEIIALRPNWHNDDLSKGVIKVVMTSSSADGPEISKHNTSKQERRYLSERMKDPADELKIVIVRDMWLTGFDAPCLNTMYIDKPMRGHNLMQAIARVNRVFKDKPGGLIVDYLGIGTDLKKALSFYGEAGGKGDPAENIAKAVEVFLEKIEIVQQFFNEESKTQNDIVAEEPESYYKNSFKFNYRRFFTVDSREKLSIILQAEEHILGLQEGKERFIREVSLLSQALSLCITREEVQAHLPDVAFFQAVKARLVKFDTPSGKGRTGFQIETAIKQIVDEALSSDKVIDIFEAAGMEKPEISILSDEFLHEVKGMKHKNLAIELLKKILNDELKTRAKTNLVKSKKLLEMLEASIKKYQNNLLTTAEIIQELINIAKQIKEADKEGEKLGLTNDEVAFYNALEINDSAVTVLGDDTLKEIAREIADKVRANATIDWTIRESARAKLMVLVKRTLTKYGYPPDKQQKAIDTVLKQAELFADSIISE; translated from the coding sequence ATGAAACCCATCACCGAAAACATAATCGAAGAATCCGCAATTGAGCTGCTTAAAGCTCAGGGATGGGAATATGCCAATGGAAGGGAGCTTTCGCCAGAAGGCTTGTTTTGTGAACGTGACAATTATCAGCAGATTATTTTAATTACCCGATTGCGTAATGCAATTGCTAAAATTAATCCGCATATTCCGGCTGATGCGCAAGAGGCTGCACTGCAAAGTGTTTTGCGCATTTATTCTCCGGTATTACTCCATAATAATGAAGAGTTTCATAAACTTTTAGTTGAGAAAGTTAAAATACCATATCAGCAAAATGGCTATGAACGCAGCCATGAGGTTGCTCTAATAGATTTTGAGAATATAAGGAACAACCAATTCTTAGTAGTAAATCAATACACTATTATCGAGAATAATCAGAACAAGAGGCCTGATGTATTGCTCTTTGTGAATGGCTTACCTCTAGTTGTTATTGAACTTAAAAATGCAAGCGATGAAAACGCGAGTATGCTAAGTGCTTTCAAGCAATTACAAACCTACAAAGCCATAATTCCCAGCTTATTTACATTCAATGCCATTTGTATTATATCAGATGGTTTAGAGTGCAAAGCCGGAAGCGTTTCCGCAGATATGAGTCGTTACATGACATGGAAAACAGCTGATGGATTAAAGGAAGCATCCAGATTTAAGCCGCAATTGGATATTTTGTTGCAAGGTATGATGCAGCCTGCTACCTTGCTTGATTTAGTGCGTAATTTTATAGTATTCGAAAAGACTAAAAAAGAGGATACAAAAACCGGATTAATTCAAATACAAACTGAAAAGAAACTCGCAGCTTATCATCAATATTATGCCGTTAATAAGGCGGTGCAATCATCTATAATTGCTTCCGGTGTAAATGGTGATAAAAGGGGTGGGGTAGTATGGCACACTCAAGGTTCAGGAAAAAGCTTGAGTATGGTTTTTTATTCAGGAAAATTAATTACTGCACCTGAAATGAATAATCCAACTATTGTAGTTATTACTGATAGAAATGATTTAGATGACCAGCTGTTTGACACGTTTGCCGCATCCATGCAATTGCTCCGCCAAGAACCGGTACAAGCCGAAAATCGGGAACATTTAAAGGAATTATTGCGAGTGGCCAGTGGTGGAATTGTGTTTACTACCATTCAAAAATTTATGCCTGAAGGTTTTAATTCGGTTTACGACCAATTAAGTGATAGAAAAAATGTTGTCGTAATTGCCGATGAAGCGCATAGAACTCAATATGGTTTTGAAGCAAAATTTGTTGATGTAAAAGACAAAGAAACCAAGGAAGTTATTGGAAAAAGAATTGCCTTTGGCTTTGCAAAATACATGCGAGATGCTTTGCCCAATGCAACTTATATTGGATTTACTGGTACTCCAATTGAAGGAACAGATGTAAATACACCACAAGTTTTTGGTAATTACATTGACCGCTACGATATAAAGGATGCTGTTACGGATGGTGCGACAGTAAAAATATTTTACGAAAGCCGATTGGCTAAAGTAAATTTGGATGAAGAAGGCAAGTTTTTAATTGAGGCTTTCGAAAGTGAATTGGAACAGGATGAAGATATTTCGGAAAAGCAAAAAGCAAAAGCTAAATGGACAAAGTTAGAAGCTATTATTGGCAGTGAGCAAAGAATCAAAAATTTAGCAAACGATATTGTTACTCATTATGAAAAACGCCAAACTGTATTTGATGGCAAGGCATTGGTAGTTGCTATGAGTAGAAGAATTGCAGCAAATATTTACAAAGAAATAATTGCTCTGCGTCCCAATTGGCACAATGATGATTTAAGTAAAGGGGTTATAAAAGTAGTAATGACATCAAGCAGTGCCGATGGGCCTGAAATTTCAAAACACAATACTTCAAAACAAGAGCGAAGGTATTTGTCCGAAAGGATGAAAGACCCTGCTGATGAATTAAAAATTGTGATTGTGCGTGATATGTGGCTTACTGGTTTTGATGCACCTTGCCTAAATACAATGTATATTGATAAGCCAATGCGCGGACATAACTTAATGCAAGCTATTGCTAGAGTTAATAGGGTGTTTAAAGATAAGCCTGGAGGTTTGATTGTTGATTATTTAGGCATAGGCACGGATTTAAAGAAAGCACTTTCTTTTTACGGTGAAGCAGGAGGAAAAGGTGATCCGGCAGAAAATATTGCAAAGGCAGTGGAAGTATTTTTAGAGAAAATTGAAATTGTGCAGCAGTTCTTTAATGAAGAAAGTAAAACACAAAATGACATTGTTGCCGAGGAGCCTGAATCTTATTATAAGAACAGTTTTAAATTTAATTATCGTAGATTTTTTACCGTTGATTCAAGAGAAAAGCTCTCAATTATTTTACAAGCAGAAGAGCACATACTAGGATTACAGGAGGGTAAGGAGAGATTTATTAGGGAAGTTAGTTTGTTGAGTCAAGCGCTTTCGCTCTGTATAACCAGAGAAGAAGTTCAAGCTCATTTGCCGGACGTTGCGTTTTTTCAAGCTGTAAAAGCTAGGTTGGTAAAATTTGATACACCATCAGGAAAGGGCAGAACCGGATTTCAAATTGAAACTGCCATTAAGCAAATAGTGGATGAAGCTTTAAGTAGTGATAAGGTGATTGATATTTTTGAAGCGGCTGGCATGGAGAAGCCGGAAATATCCATTTTATCAGATGAGTTTTTGCACGAGGTAAAAGGCATGAAGCATAAGAACCTTGCCATTGAATTGCTGAAAAAGATATTGAATGATGAATTAAAAACAAGGGCAAAGACCAATTTAGTTAAGAGCAAAAAGTTATTGGAAATGCTAGAGGCTTCAATTAAAAAATATCAAAACAATTTACTTACTACAGCAGAAATAATTCAGGAGTTAATCAACATTGCCAAGCAAATTAAGGAGGCTGATAAGGAAGGAGAAAAGCTAGGATTAACCAATGATGAGGTTGCGTTTTACAATGCTCTTGAGATTAATGATAGTGCGGTAACTGTACTGGGTGATGATACCCTTAAAGAAATTGCTAGAGAAATTGCTGACAAAGTGCGAGCAAATGCTACTATTGATTGGACAATTAGAGAGAGTGCGAGAGCCAAGTTAATGGTATTAGTAAAGCGAACATTAACAAAATACGGATACCCTCCAGACAAACAACAAAAAGCAATTGATACCGTTTTAAAACAAGCTGAATTGTTCGCTGATTCAATAATATCAGAATAA
- a CDS encoding DUF3883 domain-containing protein, whose translation MEKIILCRTAWMKYYEGRANIDIPRSGAKYILKNKTGGEIYNFKNRDGKVFGNFPFISSLSLKNLDKTLNREYLENVTVVFCATHPTERIMRVVGWYRKSRLYETSQSNRYGSYYHAVTNFKNIHLIEEDDRIFKLPKTFGRSSLYYIALHPKKAKLLVALKNYIANNGKIEKVATKSKLIEGIAFQPDIEKRLLVEQTAVNFAKQFYAKRYGGMKNIKSVESEKKGWDLEVKTDTFKINIEVKGQSGAELNVELTPNEFKAFNKCSQNYHLFVANEVLSNNPIIRVFKYQKKGSIWVANDKSVLNPPIKRVSAALRLKKVI comes from the coding sequence ATGGAAAAAATAATTCTTTGTAGAACAGCTTGGATGAAATATTATGAAGGTAGAGCGAATATTGACATTCCTCGTTCGGGAGCCAAATATATTTTAAAGAATAAGACTGGAGGGGAAATCTATAATTTCAAGAATAGGGATGGAAAAGTATTTGGTAATTTTCCATTTATTTCAAGTCTTTCACTAAAAAATCTCGATAAAACTTTAAACAGAGAATATCTAGAAAATGTGACAGTAGTTTTTTGCGCTACTCATCCAACCGAGAGAATAATGAGGGTGGTGGGGTGGTATCGAAAATCTCGATTGTATGAAACTTCACAATCAAATCGTTATGGTAGTTACTATCATGCTGTAACCAATTTTAAAAATATACATCTAATAGAAGAGGATGATAGGATTTTTAAATTACCTAAAACATTTGGAAGAAGTTCTCTTTATTACATTGCCTTGCATCCAAAAAAAGCAAAACTCCTTGTTGCTTTAAAAAATTACATAGCTAATAATGGAAAGATTGAAAAGGTTGCAACAAAAAGCAAACTAATTGAGGGAATTGCCTTTCAACCAGATATTGAAAAACGGCTATTAGTTGAGCAAACAGCAGTCAATTTTGCTAAGCAATTTTATGCAAAAAGATATGGTGGAATGAAAAATATAAAATCAGTTGAGTCAGAAAAGAAGGGATGGGACTTAGAGGTAAAAACGGATACTTTTAAAATAAATATTGAAGTTAAGGGGCAGAGCGGGGCAGAACTTAATGTGGAGCTCACCCCTAATGAATTTAAAGCATTCAATAAATGTTCACAAAACTACCATCTATTTGTTGCCAATGAAGTTTTATCAAATAATCCAATAATTAGAGTTTTCAAATATCAAAAAAAGGGAAGCATCTGGGTAGCAAATGATAAGTCTGTTTTAAATCCACCAATTAAAAGAGTAAGCGCAGCACTCCGATTGAAAAAGGTAATCTGA
- a CDS encoding putative DNA binding domain-containing protein: MSLTETIVKEYKSLRKVINADGKYSSEGLRDLAVTCVCLANAQGGVIVIGIEDKEKEPPKGQIITDEILNTTITRLRSLCFNVGLAAGEIETHSNGSHYFDIVVHPSLKSIATSADGKIYIRIGDQCQAARSEDIHRLANEKDAFQWELQPRGVILNQIPSDKLEWFAGEIRKSRRVKAPIKELTDLEIAEHYNLFHKNQLTNLGVLWLGTPAQRSRLVYPLTVQYIVYDELENKVRKIDWHDNFQNPKDLLLDIEKQSIELTYFDEFPQGLFRKQIRHYDERVIRELLLNAIAHKSYTISGDIFIKVFQDRLEISNPGGLPLGITKFNILHSTSRRNPHLIRVLHDLELMEGEGTGYNLIYEITSRDAKAFPVPISDFNSTTVTQSSKILDAEALLLLDFISKNYQLSQREFIVLGIVARHKKILTTQLTKELQLTDEDRLRSYVGKLLEQAILVSRGIKKGTEYLVNPKLIANSKINIKPTLKVIEVPRLKALIEETLKLNPKLSMQELHAKIGDVAIEDVRKTVYKLVKASILEHSPDKTYRKYWLAKKNRNEIEK, encoded by the coding sequence ATGTCATTAACTGAAACCATTGTAAAAGAATACAAGAGCCTTCGTAAAGTGATTAATGCTGATGGCAAATATAGCTCTGAAGGCTTAAGAGACTTAGCAGTTACTTGTGTTTGCCTAGCAAATGCGCAAGGTGGAGTTATTGTGATTGGCATAGAAGATAAAGAAAAAGAACCCCCTAAAGGTCAGATTATAACAGATGAAATTTTAAATACAACAATAACTCGGTTACGTTCTTTATGTTTTAATGTTGGTCTAGCTGCAGGTGAAATTGAAACCCATAGTAATGGCAGCCATTATTTTGATATTGTTGTTCATCCATCTCTAAAATCAATTGCAACTTCTGCCGATGGTAAGATTTACATACGCATTGGCGATCAATGTCAGGCAGCTCGAAGTGAAGACATCCACCGTTTGGCTAATGAAAAGGATGCATTCCAATGGGAATTGCAACCTCGAGGAGTTATACTCAATCAGATTCCATCTGATAAACTAGAATGGTTTGCAGGAGAAATCAGAAAATCCAGAAGGGTGAAAGCTCCAATAAAAGAATTAACAGATTTAGAAATTGCGGAACATTATAATTTGTTTCATAAAAACCAGTTAACTAATCTTGGAGTATTATGGTTAGGCACACCAGCTCAAAGGAGTCGCTTGGTTTACCCACTTACTGTTCAGTATATTGTTTATGATGAACTTGAAAATAAAGTAAGAAAAATTGATTGGCATGACAATTTCCAAAACCCTAAAGACCTATTGTTGGATATAGAAAAACAATCTATTGAGTTAACTTACTTTGATGAGTTTCCTCAAGGTTTATTCCGAAAACAAATTAGGCATTATGATGAAAGAGTAATAAGGGAATTATTGCTAAATGCGATTGCTCACAAGAGTTATACGATATCTGGTGATATTTTTATTAAAGTATTTCAAGACCGTTTGGAGATTTCAAATCCGGGTGGTTTACCATTAGGCATCACGAAATTTAATATTTTACATTCAACAAGTCGCAGGAACCCCCATTTGATTAGGGTATTACATGACCTTGAATTGATGGAGGGTGAAGGAACTGGCTACAATCTTATCTATGAAATAACAAGCAGAGATGCAAAAGCATTTCCTGTTCCAATCTCAGATTTTAATTCTACCACCGTCACTCAATCTTCAAAAATTTTGGATGCAGAGGCCCTATTGCTTCTTGATTTTATTTCAAAGAACTATCAATTATCTCAAAGAGAGTTTATAGTTTTAGGTATTGTTGCGAGGCATAAAAAAATACTTACTACTCAGCTAACTAAAGAACTGCAATTAACTGACGAAGATCGTTTGCGTTCTTATGTTGGTAAACTGTTAGAGCAAGCAATTTTGGTTAGTAGGGGTATAAAAAAGGGTACTGAATACCTAGTAAATCCTAAATTAATAGCCAATTCAAAAATCAACATAAAGCCTACATTGAAGGTAATTGAGGTTCCCCGTTTAAAAGCTCTAATTGAGGAAACTTTAAAATTAAATCCTAAGCTCTCAATGCAAGAATTACACGCTAAAATAGGAGATGTTGCTATAGAAGATGTTCGAAAAACAGTCTATAAATTGGTAAAAGCATCAATTTTAGAGCACTCTCCAGACAAAACATATAGAAAGTACTGGTTGGCAAAAAAAAATAGAAACGAAATAGAAAAATAA
- a CDS encoding DUF262 domain-containing protein produces the protein MEEPFKPLSLSIGALFGNKDSLYKIPQYQRPYKWEDEQVEKLWEDIFDAFENKEDNYFLGSIITAKPRDNEKSAYVDVVDGQQRLTTLMILFCVIRDLYPNINEGKTEDNPFAVDMDTISSSISLFGKSKRLKLFTHSQHLSDFENIIVDGNTSVLTKPYKYQIRTDEEPKYKFVNTAVIFKEKLIEIGKEQSEELINYLFNQVKIIRIECKNREFAIKLFQVLNDRGMDLTAADLIKSYLLEKLYSKYKGDSDTSKVKEEQFIADWRDMEQTIKACDISLNDLFIIYEYHILGQNPKKSLYDELQDAFEYTDPNEVIADIKKFANTYYTIIYEGKDKVIYSFWYIRWNMYWKSILLTALHTNYEEFDQLKKELRRFYYLYWIAGKTLSQIKQTSFNLIKWVKEKKKIDEIKTELTDKLNKENILTLAVYNLTSEQIASEAWCKPLLLMMEYNATDNSKTSFIDLDQDLHLEHILPVKYEKFSEWNHITKDVSAKWLNSAGNLTLLGGAKNIEASNNPFKVKMEVYKGKGKYDNKDEKITAFEITQQIVQDFEVKKYTQQWNLDSITDRWKWFFSEVGELLEIDVKEAINKHEPILV, from the coding sequence ATGGAAGAACCATTTAAACCTCTTAGCCTATCAATTGGTGCATTATTTGGAAACAAAGATTCTTTGTATAAAATTCCTCAGTACCAACGCCCATATAAATGGGAAGATGAACAAGTTGAAAAACTGTGGGAAGATATTTTTGATGCTTTTGAAAATAAAGAAGACAATTATTTTTTGGGCTCTATAATTACTGCAAAACCAAGAGATAATGAAAAGTCCGCTTATGTAGATGTTGTTGACGGTCAGCAACGTCTTACAACATTAATGATTCTCTTTTGCGTAATCAGAGACCTTTATCCCAATATTAATGAAGGAAAAACAGAAGATAATCCATTTGCAGTTGACATGGACACAATTTCATCTTCCATTTCACTTTTTGGTAAATCAAAACGATTAAAACTATTTACTCACAGCCAACACCTGAGTGATTTTGAAAATATTATTGTTGATGGCAACACATCCGTTTTAACTAAACCATACAAATATCAAATAAGAACTGATGAGGAACCAAAATATAAATTCGTAAACACAGCCGTAATTTTCAAAGAAAAATTAATTGAGATTGGTAAAGAACAATCCGAAGAATTGATAAACTATTTATTCAATCAAGTAAAAATAATTCGGATTGAATGCAAGAATCGTGAGTTTGCAATAAAACTCTTTCAAGTATTAAACGACAGAGGAATGGATTTGACTGCAGCCGATTTAATCAAAAGTTATCTGCTTGAAAAACTTTATTCGAAGTATAAAGGAGACTCAGATACTTCCAAAGTCAAAGAAGAACAATTTATAGCAGATTGGCGAGACATGGAGCAAACAATTAAAGCTTGCGACATAAGCCTAAACGACTTGTTTATCATTTATGAGTATCACATCTTGGGTCAAAACCCGAAAAAATCTTTGTACGATGAATTGCAAGATGCGTTTGAATATACAGACCCAAATGAAGTAATTGCAGACATAAAAAAGTTCGCCAACACTTATTATACAATTATTTATGAAGGAAAAGACAAAGTAATTTATTCCTTTTGGTATATCCGGTGGAATATGTATTGGAAGAGTATTCTACTCACAGCTCTACACACCAATTATGAAGAGTTTGACCAATTGAAAAAGGAACTCAGGCGTTTTTATTACTTGTATTGGATAGCAGGAAAAACACTTTCTCAAATAAAGCAAACATCATTTAATTTAATTAAATGGGTAAAGGAGAAGAAAAAAATTGATGAAATAAAAACAGAACTCACTGACAAACTAAATAAAGAAAATATCCTCACGCTTGCGGTTTACAATTTAACCTCAGAGCAAATTGCATCAGAGGCATGGTGTAAACCATTATTACTAATGATGGAATACAACGCCACTGATAACAGTAAAACATCATTTATTGATTTAGACCAAGATTTGCATCTTGAACATATTTTACCTGTTAAGTACGAGAAATTTTCAGAGTGGAATCATATTACTAAAGATGTTTCTGCAAAATGGTTGAATAGTGCAGGTAATCTTACCCTGTTAGGTGGAGCAAAAAATATTGAAGCTAGCAACAATCCTTTTAAAGTGAAAATGGAAGTTTATAAAGGAAAAGGAAAGTACGATAACAAGGATGAAAAGATTACAGCTTTTGAAATCACTCAGCAAATTGTACAAGATTTCGAAGTAAAAAAATATACTCAGCAATGGAATCTTGATTCTATAACAGACAGATGGAAATGGTTTTTTAGTGAAGTCGGCGAGTTGCTTGAAATTGATGTTAAGGAAGCTATTAATAAACATGAACCTATTTTGGTATAA